From the Bombus vancouverensis nearcticus chromosome 3, iyBomVanc1_principal, whole genome shotgun sequence genome, one window contains:
- the LOC117154032 gene encoding cap-specific mRNA (nucleoside-2'-O-)-methyltransferase 2 isoform X2, translating into MEAKAYDLEKQQVLLTNNDHVNNLFNKHFSIVNNECYTLPEPTTMFKDCPWTIDELQEIKNELNATKNCLNNYDIDQWQLHTRERNSAQKVIMQLRTHIQPELLTQAWCKFYEIVSSFPLIPVDYIRANDTCFRSIHLCEAPGAFITSLNHWLKTNVPDIKWDWLAMTLNPYYEGNSASIMIDDDRFIRHTLDHWFFGEDNTGNLLNLKNLNKLVKLSESHCNIFLITADGSVDCTDVPAEQENVLLHLHFCETVAALQLLSTGGSFLLKIFTIFECNTVCLIYLLSCCFTNVSITKPATSKEGNSEMYVVCTNFKGPTFISPYLEKLREHYEYGPKQAIFNKCDIPCTFMERIILCSEFFKFRQCLVIANNIISFNSDNSEMLQNIKQIQCMVADRYIKMYNIKKLEIGQIIGNAIISSNYISTNQHKKSLQGSYNERCEKQHLAPIGRIESFCNDFNKIEIHVSSDEIINYNFTEFPEKLQIRSGKVFHKIESIEKVKNEMLCEPRHEVLIFQYTDIYDSHKIITEIYNTLQKLDIGATLVLFGYSLLTHLSIELLYLISYAFKSLKVTVCDDIGLKITLYHYNYNLKVLQFLSEINAASLEAQKQEKAILEIISSSAFYEGCNLCFSAEHLNHWILKTYLNYILHTLKKDTN; encoded by the exons ATGGAAGCAAAGGCATATGATTTAGAAAAACAGCAGGTATTACTTACAAATAACGAtcatgtaaataatttatttaataaacatttttctattgTAAACAATGAATGCTATACACTGCCTGAACCAACAACAATGTTTAAAGATTGCCCATGGACAATCGATGAATTACAAGAGATAAAAAATGAATTGAATGCTACAAagaattgtttaaataattatgatATTGATCAATGGCAATTACATACAAGAGAAAGAAACAGTGCACAAAAAGTTATCATGCAATTGAGAACCCATATTCAACCAGAACTTTTAACTCAAGCATGGTGTAAATTCTATGAAATAGTATCGTCATTTCCTTTAATACCAGTGGATTACATTCGTGCAAATGATACATGCTTTAGATCTATCCATTTATGCGAAGCACCTGGAGCTTTTATTACATCTTTAAATCATTGGTTAAAAACAAATGTTCCTGATATTAAATGGGACTGGCTTGCTATGACCTTAAATCCATATTACGAGGGTAATTCAGCATCTATAATGATTGATGATGATAGATTCATAAGACATACATTAGACCATTGGTTTTTTGGAGAAGATAATACTGGAAATCTTTTGAATTTAAAGAACTTAAATAAACTTGTAAAATTATCAGAATCacattgtaatatatttttaattactgcTGACGGTAGTGTGGACTGTACAGATGTTCCAGCAGAACAAGAAAATGTTCTACTACATTTGCATTTTTGTGAAACTGTAGCTGCCTTACAATTATTATCTACTGGAGGcagttttttattaaaaatttttactaTTTTCGAGTGTAATACAGTTTGCCTGATTTACCTATTATCTTGTTGTTTTACTAATGTCAGTATAACAAAGCCAGCAACGAGCAAAGAAGGAAATTCAGAAATGTATGTTGTATGTACAAACTTTAAGGGACCAACATTTATCTCACCTTATTTAGAAAAACTCAGAGAACATTATGAATATGGTCCTAAACaagcaatttttaataaatgtgATATTCCATGTACATTTATGGAAAGAATTATACTATGcagtgaattttttaaatttcgacAATGCCTAGTCATagcaaataatattatttcatttaattctgATAATTCTGAAATGTTACAAAACATAAAACAAATTCAATGTATGGTTGCTGAcagatatataaaaatgtataacataaaaaaattagaaataggGCAAATCATAGGAAATGCTATTATATCGTCTAATTATATCAGCACCAATCAACATAAAAAATCATTACAAGGGTCATACAATGAACGTTGTGAAAAACAACATTTGGCACCTATAGGTCGAATAGAAagtttttgcaatgattttaataaaattgagatCCATGTATCATCTGATGAAATCATAAAT TACAACTTTACTGAGTTCCCAGAGAAGTTACAAATTCGTTCTGGAAAAGTATTTCATAAAATAG AAAGtatagaaaaagtaaaaaatgaaatgctTTGTGAACCAAGACATgaagttttaatttttcaatatacGGATATTTATGATAGCCACAAAATAATCACAGAAATATACAATAcattacaaaaacttgacattGGAGCAACATTAGTTTTATTTGGCTATTCATTGCTTACTCATCTTAGTATTGAACTGCTTTATCTTATAAGTTATGCTTTCAAATCATTGAAAGTTACAGTTTGTGACGATATAGGATTGAAAATCACACTATATCattataattataatcttaAAGTATTACAATTCTTAAGTGAAATTAATGCTGCTTCTCTTGAAGCTCAAAAACAAGAGAAAGCTATTTTGGAAATAATTTCTTCATCAGCATTCTATGAAG GATGTAATTTGTGCTTCTCAGCAGAGCATCTTAATCATTGGATACTAAAAACATATCTTAATTACATATTACATACattaaaaaaagatacaaattga
- the LOC117154032 gene encoding NADPH:adrenodoxin oxidoreductase, mitochondrial isoform X5 has product MYVSISVEIKYLYIKYCTHFHAVKRSVQVFTMKFGEIYNYVRLFSTQHIVPKVCIIGAGPAGFYAAQQLLKTNANVRVDILEKLPVPYGLVRFGVAPDHPEVKNVIHTFEKTASNPRFQFIGNVNVGKDVTIKELQEIYHAVLLTYGAEEDKLLNIPGENLNNIVSGRRFVGWYNGVPADSNLNINLNVEEAVVLGQGNVAIDIARILLTPVDKLKNTDITSFALEKLSQSKIRKVSLIGRRGPLQAAFTIAELREILKLDGCRSYWRADDFINVKQVINTLARPRKRLTELMVEYLEKTSLNTGTMAKELYPIFLRSPIEFLGSDSIHSIKLSINKLEGNDIRAQFAVPTGLFEEIECGIAFRSIGYKSIQIDASIPFDTEIGRIKNIAENKPGFIGLSKILEQKGIPIVLYNDWKKIDKVECERGKTLGKPREKIVDINEMLEIALR; this is encoded by the exons ATGTATGTTTCAATTTCCGTTGAAATAAAGTATTTATAC ATAAAATATTGTACTCATTTTCATGCTGTAAAAAG ATCAGTACAAGTGTTTACTATGAAATTTGGTGAAATCTACAATtatgttcgtttattttcaactCAACATATTGTACCAAAAGTGTGTATTATTGGTGCAGGGCCAGCAGGATTTTATGCTGCACAACAGTTATTAAAG ACAAACGCTAATGTAAGAGTGGATATATTAGAGAAGTTACCAGTACCATATGGTCTAGTACGTTTTGGTGTAGCACCAGATCATCCAGAAGTGAAGAATGTTATTCATACTTTTGAGAAAACTGCATCTAACCCACGTTTTCAATTTATAGGAAATGTCAATGTAGGAAAAGATGTTACTATAAAGGAATTGCAAGAAATTTATCATGCAGTTTTATta ACATATGGTGCAGAAGAGGATAAACTATTGAATATACCTggggaaaatttaaataatatagtaTCGGGACGACGATTTGTTGGTTGGTATAATGGAGTACCAGCAGatagtaatttaaatattaatttaaatgtagAAGAAGCTGTTGTGTTGGGACAAGGTAATGTTGCTATAGATATTGCAAGAATTTTGCTAACACCAGTAGATAAATTAAAG AATACTGATATAACATCATTTGCATTGGAAAAATTATCACAAAGTAAAATACGTAAAGTATCATTAATAGGAAGAAGAGGTCCATTACAAGCAGCATTTACAATTGCAGAACTCagggaaatattaaaattagatGGCTGTAGGAGTTATTGGCGTGCAGATgattttataaatgtaaaacAAGTAATTAACACTTTAGCAAGACCACGGAAAAGATTAACTGAACTCATGGtagaatatttagaaaaaaCATCCTTAAATACAGGAACAATGGCAAAAGAATTATATCCAATATTTCTAAGAAGTCCCATAGAATTTTTAGGTTCGGATAGTATACATAGTATTAAACTATCAATAAATAAACTTGAAGGTAATGACATACGAGCACAATTTGCTGTACCTACTGGATTATTCGAAGAAATTGAATGTGGTATAGCATTTCGTAGCATTGGTTATAAGTCTATTCAAATAGATGCATCAATACCATTTGACACAGAAATTGGTCGTATTAAAAATATAGCAG AAAATAAACCAGGTTTCATAGGTTTATCTAAAATACTGGAGCAAAAAGGAATACCCATAGTTTTATATAATGATTGGAAAAAAATTGATAAAGTAGAATGTGAAAGAGGAAAAACATTAGGGAAGCCAAGGGAAAAGATAGTTGATATAAATGAAATGTTAGAGATTGCCTTAAGATAA
- the LOC117154032 gene encoding cap-specific mRNA (nucleoside-2'-O-)-methyltransferase 2 isoform X3 produces the protein MQLRTHIQPELLTQAWCKFYEIVSSFPLIPVDYIRANDTCFRSIHLCEAPGAFITSLNHWLKTNVPDIKWDWLAMTLNPYYEGNSASIMIDDDRFIRHTLDHWFFGEDNTGNLLNLKNLNKLVKLSESHCNIFLITADGSVDCTDVPAEQENVLLHLHFCETVAALQLLSTGGSFLLKIFTIFECNTVCLIYLLSCCFTNVSITKPATSKEGNSEMYVVCTNFKGPTFISPYLEKLREHYEYGPKQAIFNKCDIPCTFMERIILCSEFFKFRQCLVIANNIISFNSDNSEMLQNIKQIQCMVADRYIKMYNIKKLEIGQIIGNAIISSNYISTNQHKKSLQGSYNERCEKQHLAPIGRIESFCNDFNKIEIHVSSDEIINYNFTEFPEKLQIRSGKVFHKIGSSKFCNRIALKIKNGVDDILIKMNFKIQFPSLESIEKVKNEMLCEPRHEVLIFQYTDIYDSHKIITEIYNTLQKLDIGATLVLFGYSLLTHLSIELLYLISYAFKSLKVTVCDDIGLKITLYHYNYNLKVLQFLSEINAASLEAQKQEKAILEIISSSAFYEGCNLCFSAEHLNHWILKTYLNYILHTLKKDTN, from the exons ATGCAATTGAGAACCCATATTCAACCAGAACTTTTAACTCAAGCATGGTGTAAATTCTATGAAATAGTATCGTCATTTCCTTTAATACCAGTGGATTACATTCGTGCAAATGATACATGCTTTAGATCTATCCATTTATGCGAAGCACCTGGAGCTTTTATTACATCTTTAAATCATTGGTTAAAAACAAATGTTCCTGATATTAAATGGGACTGGCTTGCTATGACCTTAAATCCATATTACGAGGGTAATTCAGCATCTATAATGATTGATGATGATAGATTCATAAGACATACATTAGACCATTGGTTTTTTGGAGAAGATAATACTGGAAATCTTTTGAATTTAAAGAACTTAAATAAACTTGTAAAATTATCAGAATCacattgtaatatatttttaattactgcTGACGGTAGTGTGGACTGTACAGATGTTCCAGCAGAACAAGAAAATGTTCTACTACATTTGCATTTTTGTGAAACTGTAGCTGCCTTACAATTATTATCTACTGGAGGcagttttttattaaaaatttttactaTTTTCGAGTGTAATACAGTTTGCCTGATTTACCTATTATCTTGTTGTTTTACTAATGTCAGTATAACAAAGCCAGCAACGAGCAAAGAAGGAAATTCAGAAATGTATGTTGTATGTACAAACTTTAAGGGACCAACATTTATCTCACCTTATTTAGAAAAACTCAGAGAACATTATGAATATGGTCCTAAACaagcaatttttaataaatgtgATATTCCATGTACATTTATGGAAAGAATTATACTATGcagtgaattttttaaatttcgacAATGCCTAGTCATagcaaataatattatttcatttaattctgATAATTCTGAAATGTTACAAAACATAAAACAAATTCAATGTATGGTTGCTGAcagatatataaaaatgtataacataaaaaaattagaaataggGCAAATCATAGGAAATGCTATTATATCGTCTAATTATATCAGCACCAATCAACATAAAAAATCATTACAAGGGTCATACAATGAACGTTGTGAAAAACAACATTTGGCACCTATAGGTCGAATAGAAagtttttgcaatgattttaataaaattgagatCCATGTATCATCTGATGAAATCATAAAT TACAACTTTACTGAGTTCCCAGAGAAGTTACAAATTCGTTCTGGAAAAGTATTTCATAAAATAGGTAGTTCTAAATTTTGTAACAGAATtgctttaaaaataaaaaatggtgTTGATGATATTCTTATTAAAATGAATTTCAAGATACAATTTCCTTCTCTAGAAAGtatagaaaaagtaaaaaatgaaatgctTTGTGAACCAAGACATgaagttttaatttttcaatatacGGATATTTATGATAGCCACAAAATAATCACAGAAATATACAATAcattacaaaaacttgacattGGAGCAACATTAGTTTTATTTGGCTATTCATTGCTTACTCATCTTAGTATTGAACTGCTTTATCTTATAAGTTATGCTTTCAAATCATTGAAAGTTACAGTTTGTGACGATATAGGATTGAAAATCACACTATATCattataattataatcttaAAGTATTACAATTCTTAAGTGAAATTAATGCTGCTTCTCTTGAAGCTCAAAAACAAGAGAAAGCTATTTTGGAAATAATTTCTTCATCAGCATTCTATGAAG GATGTAATTTGTGCTTCTCAGCAGAGCATCTTAATCATTGGATACTAAAAACATATCTTAATTACATATTACATACattaaaaaaagatacaaattga
- the LOC117154032 gene encoding cap-specific mRNA (nucleoside-2'-O-)-methyltransferase 2 isoform X1, producing MEAKAYDLEKQQVLLTNNDHVNNLFNKHFSIVNNECYTLPEPTTMFKDCPWTIDELQEIKNELNATKNCLNNYDIDQWQLHTRERNSAQKVIMQLRTHIQPELLTQAWCKFYEIVSSFPLIPVDYIRANDTCFRSIHLCEAPGAFITSLNHWLKTNVPDIKWDWLAMTLNPYYEGNSASIMIDDDRFIRHTLDHWFFGEDNTGNLLNLKNLNKLVKLSESHCNIFLITADGSVDCTDVPAEQENVLLHLHFCETVAALQLLSTGGSFLLKIFTIFECNTVCLIYLLSCCFTNVSITKPATSKEGNSEMYVVCTNFKGPTFISPYLEKLREHYEYGPKQAIFNKCDIPCTFMERIILCSEFFKFRQCLVIANNIISFNSDNSEMLQNIKQIQCMVADRYIKMYNIKKLEIGQIIGNAIISSNYISTNQHKKSLQGSYNERCEKQHLAPIGRIESFCNDFNKIEIHVSSDEIINYNFTEFPEKLQIRSGKVFHKIGSSKFCNRIALKIKNGVDDILIKMNFKIQFPSLESIEKVKNEMLCEPRHEVLIFQYTDIYDSHKIITEIYNTLQKLDIGATLVLFGYSLLTHLSIELLYLISYAFKSLKVTVCDDIGLKITLYHYNYNLKVLQFLSEINAASLEAQKQEKAILEIISSSAFYEGCNLCFSAEHLNHWILKTYLNYILHTLKKDTN from the exons ATGGAAGCAAAGGCATATGATTTAGAAAAACAGCAGGTATTACTTACAAATAACGAtcatgtaaataatttatttaataaacatttttctattgTAAACAATGAATGCTATACACTGCCTGAACCAACAACAATGTTTAAAGATTGCCCATGGACAATCGATGAATTACAAGAGATAAAAAATGAATTGAATGCTACAAagaattgtttaaataattatgatATTGATCAATGGCAATTACATACAAGAGAAAGAAACAGTGCACAAAAAGTTATCATGCAATTGAGAACCCATATTCAACCAGAACTTTTAACTCAAGCATGGTGTAAATTCTATGAAATAGTATCGTCATTTCCTTTAATACCAGTGGATTACATTCGTGCAAATGATACATGCTTTAGATCTATCCATTTATGCGAAGCACCTGGAGCTTTTATTACATCTTTAAATCATTGGTTAAAAACAAATGTTCCTGATATTAAATGGGACTGGCTTGCTATGACCTTAAATCCATATTACGAGGGTAATTCAGCATCTATAATGATTGATGATGATAGATTCATAAGACATACATTAGACCATTGGTTTTTTGGAGAAGATAATACTGGAAATCTTTTGAATTTAAAGAACTTAAATAAACTTGTAAAATTATCAGAATCacattgtaatatatttttaattactgcTGACGGTAGTGTGGACTGTACAGATGTTCCAGCAGAACAAGAAAATGTTCTACTACATTTGCATTTTTGTGAAACTGTAGCTGCCTTACAATTATTATCTACTGGAGGcagttttttattaaaaatttttactaTTTTCGAGTGTAATACAGTTTGCCTGATTTACCTATTATCTTGTTGTTTTACTAATGTCAGTATAACAAAGCCAGCAACGAGCAAAGAAGGAAATTCAGAAATGTATGTTGTATGTACAAACTTTAAGGGACCAACATTTATCTCACCTTATTTAGAAAAACTCAGAGAACATTATGAATATGGTCCTAAACaagcaatttttaataaatgtgATATTCCATGTACATTTATGGAAAGAATTATACTATGcagtgaattttttaaatttcgacAATGCCTAGTCATagcaaataatattatttcatttaattctgATAATTCTGAAATGTTACAAAACATAAAACAAATTCAATGTATGGTTGCTGAcagatatataaaaatgtataacataaaaaaattagaaataggGCAAATCATAGGAAATGCTATTATATCGTCTAATTATATCAGCACCAATCAACATAAAAAATCATTACAAGGGTCATACAATGAACGTTGTGAAAAACAACATTTGGCACCTATAGGTCGAATAGAAagtttttgcaatgattttaataaaattgagatCCATGTATCATCTGATGAAATCATAAAT TACAACTTTACTGAGTTCCCAGAGAAGTTACAAATTCGTTCTGGAAAAGTATTTCATAAAATAGGTAGTTCTAAATTTTGTAACAGAATtgctttaaaaataaaaaatggtgTTGATGATATTCTTATTAAAATGAATTTCAAGATACAATTTCCTTCTCTAGAAAGtatagaaaaagtaaaaaatgaaatgctTTGTGAACCAAGACATgaagttttaatttttcaatatacGGATATTTATGATAGCCACAAAATAATCACAGAAATATACAATAcattacaaaaacttgacattGGAGCAACATTAGTTTTATTTGGCTATTCATTGCTTACTCATCTTAGTATTGAACTGCTTTATCTTATAAGTTATGCTTTCAAATCATTGAAAGTTACAGTTTGTGACGATATAGGATTGAAAATCACACTATATCattataattataatcttaAAGTATTACAATTCTTAAGTGAAATTAATGCTGCTTCTCTTGAAGCTCAAAAACAAGAGAAAGCTATTTTGGAAATAATTTCTTCATCAGCATTCTATGAAG GATGTAATTTGTGCTTCTCAGCAGAGCATCTTAATCATTGGATACTAAAAACATATCTTAATTACATATTACATACattaaaaaaagatacaaattga
- the Gasp gene encoding chitin binding Peritrophin-A domain-containing protein Gasp isoform X1, which produces MRTYYVIAAILIAGTTAQESFKCPDDFGFYPHHISCDKYWKCDNNVAELKTCGNGLAFDASDSKFLTENCDYLHNVDCGDRTQLEPAISTPHCPRLYGIFADEKKCDVFWNCWNGEASRYQCSPGLAYDREARVCMWADQVPECKNEEVAGGFTCPAAGEVSGASGSFSRHAHPEDCRKYYICLEGIAREYGCPIGTVFKIGDADGSGACEDPEDVPGCEDYYGDLDLKSIRKSELLAGIQNSGETRKPPQGKPRPPSAPARPNAPLQE; this is translated from the exons ATGAGGACGTACTACGTGATAGCTGCCATTCTGATCGCCG GCACAACCGCCCAAGAATCGTTCAAATGCCCAGACGATTTTGGTTTCTATCCTCATCATATATCCTGCGACAAATATTGGAAATGCGATAACAACGTCGCGGAATTGAAAACTTGCGGCAACGGACTCGCCTTCGACGCAAGCGACAGCAAGTTCCTCACTGAAAATTGCGACTACCTCCACAACGTAGATTGCGGAGACAGGACACAGCTCGAACCAGCGATTAGCACGCCGCATTGTCCTCGCCTCTACGGTATCTTCGCCGACGAAAAGAAATGCGACGTATTCTGGAATTGCTGGAACGGAGAGGCTTCCAGATACCAGTGCAGTCCTGGACTCGCTTACGACCGTGAAGCCAGAGTCTGTATGTGGGCCGATCAAGTACCTGAATGCAAGAACGAAG AGGTCGCAGGAGGTTTCACGTGTCCGGCCGCGGGCGAAGTGAGCGGAGCATCCGGCAGCTTCAGCAGACACGCCCATCCTGAGGACTGCAGAAAATATTACATATGTCTGGAAGGTATCGCTAGGGAATACGGTTGCCCGATCGGAACTGTCTTCAAGATCGGCGACGCCGATGGCAGCGGTGCCTGCGAAGACCCCGAAGACGTCCCTGGATG TGAGGATTACTACGGTGACCTGGATCTAAAGAGCATCAGGAAGAGCGAGCTGCTTGCCGGAATTCAAAATTCAGGCGAGACCAGGAAGCCTCCTCAAGGCAAACCAAGGCCCCCATCGGCACCTGCGAGGCCCAACGCACCCCTTCAAGAATAA
- the LOC117154032 gene encoding NADPH:adrenodoxin oxidoreductase, mitochondrial isoform X4 — translation MYVSISVEIKYLYIKYCTHFHAVKRSVQVFTMKFGEIYNYVRLFSTQHIVPKVCIIGAGPAGFYAAQQLLKTNANVRVDILEKLPVPYGLVRFGVAPDHPEVKNVIHTFEKTASNPRFQFIGNVNVGKDVTIKELQEIYHAVLLTYGAEEDKLLNIPGENLNNIVSGRRFVGWYNGVPADSNLNINLNVEEAVVLGQGNVAIDIARILLTPVDKLKNTDITSFALEKLSQSKIRKVSLIGRRGPLQAAFTIAELREILKLDGCRSYWRADDFINVKQVINTLARPRKRLTELMVEYLEKTSLNTGTMAKELYPIFLRSPIEFLGSDSIHSIKLSINKLEGNDIRAQFAVPTGLFEEIECGIAFRSIGYKSIQIDASIPFDTEIGRIKNIAGKVQDKLYTAGWAGTGPVGVILSTMTNAFQIGMLMNKELSITENKPGFIGLSKILEQKGIPIVLYNDWKKIDKVECERGKTLGKPREKIVDINEMLEIALR, via the exons ATGTATGTTTCAATTTCCGTTGAAATAAAGTATTTATAC ATAAAATATTGTACTCATTTTCATGCTGTAAAAAG ATCAGTACAAGTGTTTACTATGAAATTTGGTGAAATCTACAATtatgttcgtttattttcaactCAACATATTGTACCAAAAGTGTGTATTATTGGTGCAGGGCCAGCAGGATTTTATGCTGCACAACAGTTATTAAAG ACAAACGCTAATGTAAGAGTGGATATATTAGAGAAGTTACCAGTACCATATGGTCTAGTACGTTTTGGTGTAGCACCAGATCATCCAGAAGTGAAGAATGTTATTCATACTTTTGAGAAAACTGCATCTAACCCACGTTTTCAATTTATAGGAAATGTCAATGTAGGAAAAGATGTTACTATAAAGGAATTGCAAGAAATTTATCATGCAGTTTTATta ACATATGGTGCAGAAGAGGATAAACTATTGAATATACCTggggaaaatttaaataatatagtaTCGGGACGACGATTTGTTGGTTGGTATAATGGAGTACCAGCAGatagtaatttaaatattaatttaaatgtagAAGAAGCTGTTGTGTTGGGACAAGGTAATGTTGCTATAGATATTGCAAGAATTTTGCTAACACCAGTAGATAAATTAAAG AATACTGATATAACATCATTTGCATTGGAAAAATTATCACAAAGTAAAATACGTAAAGTATCATTAATAGGAAGAAGAGGTCCATTACAAGCAGCATTTACAATTGCAGAACTCagggaaatattaaaattagatGGCTGTAGGAGTTATTGGCGTGCAGATgattttataaatgtaaaacAAGTAATTAACACTTTAGCAAGACCACGGAAAAGATTAACTGAACTCATGGtagaatatttagaaaaaaCATCCTTAAATACAGGAACAATGGCAAAAGAATTATATCCAATATTTCTAAGAAGTCCCATAGAATTTTTAGGTTCGGATAGTATACATAGTATTAAACTATCAATAAATAAACTTGAAGGTAATGACATACGAGCACAATTTGCTGTACCTACTGGATTATTCGAAGAAATTGAATGTGGTATAGCATTTCGTAGCATTGGTTATAAGTCTATTCAAATAGATGCATCAATACCATTTGACACAGAAATTGGTCGTATTAAAAATATAGCAGGTAAAGTTCAAGATAAACTTTATACTGCAGGTTGGGCTGGAACAGGTCCTGTAGGAGTTATATTATCAACAATGACAAATGCATTTCAAATTGGTATGTTAATGAATAAAGAATTATCAATTACAGAAAATAAACCAGGTTTCATAGGTTTATCTAAAATACTGGAGCAAAAAGGAATACCCATAGTTTTATATAATGATTGGAAAAAAATTGATAAAGTAGAATGTGAAAGAGGAAAAACATTAGGGAAGCCAAGGGAAAAGATAGTTGATATAAATGAAATGTTAGAGATTGCCTTAAGATAA
- the Gasp gene encoding chitin binding Peritrophin-A domain-containing protein Gasp isoform X2 has translation MRTYYVIAAILIAGTTAQESFKCPDDFGFYPHHISCDKYWKCDNNVAELKTCGNGLAFDASDSKFLTENCDYLHNVDCGDRTQLEPAISTPHCPRLYGIFADEKKCDVFWNCWNGEASRYQCSPGLAYDREARVCMWADQVPECKNEEVAGGFTCPAAGEVSGASGSFSRHAHPEDCRKYYICLEGIAREYGCPIGTVFKIGDADGSGACEDPEDVPGCEDYYGDVDLKALRKLGYKKK, from the exons ATGAGGACGTACTACGTGATAGCTGCCATTCTGATCGCCG GCACAACCGCCCAAGAATCGTTCAAATGCCCAGACGATTTTGGTTTCTATCCTCATCATATATCCTGCGACAAATATTGGAAATGCGATAACAACGTCGCGGAATTGAAAACTTGCGGCAACGGACTCGCCTTCGACGCAAGCGACAGCAAGTTCCTCACTGAAAATTGCGACTACCTCCACAACGTAGATTGCGGAGACAGGACACAGCTCGAACCAGCGATTAGCACGCCGCATTGTCCTCGCCTCTACGGTATCTTCGCCGACGAAAAGAAATGCGACGTATTCTGGAATTGCTGGAACGGAGAGGCTTCCAGATACCAGTGCAGTCCTGGACTCGCTTACGACCGTGAAGCCAGAGTCTGTATGTGGGCCGATCAAGTACCTGAATGCAAGAACGAAG AGGTCGCAGGAGGTTTCACGTGTCCGGCCGCGGGCGAAGTGAGCGGAGCATCCGGCAGCTTCAGCAGACACGCCCATCCTGAGGACTGCAGAAAATATTACATATGTCTGGAAGGTATCGCTAGGGAATACGGTTGCCCGATCGGAACTGTCTTCAAGATCGGCGACGCCGATGGCAGCGGTGCCTGCGAAGACCCCGAAGACGTCCCTGGATG cGAAGACTACTATGGCGATGTGGATCTGAAGGCATTGCGGAAATTGGGATACAAGAAAAAGTGA